In Harmonia axyridis chromosome 6, icHarAxyr1.1, whole genome shotgun sequence, a single window of DNA contains:
- the LOC123682410 gene encoding E3 ubiquitin-protein ligase trul-1-like has protein sequence MGMDTSNLEKCIICGQEIDETDVFVGKCLHQVHKKCLSTEGANISRCPQCSEEIGTNLVEGDCTICLETLKNGIYITNCRHSFHRECISKWASQNETCPYCRSPVPKEDILGEYIIDSTSSENVADVPDEYWDDIGTYWAMFVTS, from the exons ATGGG aatGGATACGAGCAATCTCGAAAAATGCATTATTTGTGGTCAAGAAATTGACGAAACAGATGTATTCGTTGGGAAATGCTTACATCAGGTCCACAAAAAATGTCTGAGCACGGAGGGGGCCAATATCTCGCGATGTCCACAATGTTCGGAGGAAATTGGAACAAATTTGGTGGAAGGAGACTGCACAATTTGTTTAGAGACATTGAAAAACGGAATATACATAACAAACTGCAGACACTCCTTTCACCGTGAATGTATTTCTAAATGGGCAAGTCAAAATGAGACTTGTCCTTACTGCCGGAGCCCTGTCCCCAAAGAAGATATCTTGGGGGAATACATAATTGATTCGACTTCCTCCGAAAATGTGGCAGATGTACCAGACGAATATTGGGATGATATTGGTACATATTGGGCAATGTTTGTAACGTCCTGA